From the genome of Flavobacterium luteolum, one region includes:
- a CDS encoding molybdopterin molybdotransferase MoeA, producing the protein MIEVNEALEIVAANSSVLTTQKISVDKALGYILAETIYSPISMPPFRQSAMDGYAFIHSRRHQFDVVGISQAGDHANIKLKETEAVRIFTGAYVPNDADTVVMQEHVMVNGDSILIAKMPEPFANVRSKGEQINAEDVVLDANTLITPAAIGFLACLGITEITVYKKPKVAILVTGNELVKPGKKLSKGKIYESNSIMLQAALQTIGVNKIKVHTVKDNLKATKKALESILKKNDIVLISGGISVGDYDFVKEALVKNGVEELFYKINQKPGKPMFFGSKKDTLVFALPGNPASSLTNFYIYVYPAVKNKMGFSNTHLPKIVRKLDSEVVNNTGKTLFLKALYNETSVTILEGQASSMLNSFAIANGLVIVPHDIENIKKGASVTILPID; encoded by the coding sequence ATGATAGAAGTAAATGAAGCTTTAGAAATTGTTGCAGCAAATAGTTCTGTTTTGACCACTCAGAAAATCTCTGTAGATAAGGCGTTGGGATATATTTTAGCAGAAACAATTTATTCGCCAATTTCAATGCCTCCGTTTCGCCAATCGGCAATGGATGGTTATGCTTTTATTCATTCACGAAGACATCAGTTTGATGTAGTAGGAATTTCTCAAGCTGGAGATCATGCCAATATAAAACTAAAAGAGACTGAAGCCGTTCGTATTTTTACTGGTGCTTATGTTCCTAATGATGCAGATACTGTTGTTATGCAGGAACATGTAATGGTAAACGGAGATTCTATTCTGATTGCAAAAATGCCAGAACCTTTTGCCAATGTTAGAAGTAAAGGTGAACAGATTAATGCAGAAGATGTTGTTCTTGATGCCAATACCCTGATTACACCCGCTGCAATTGGTTTTTTAGCGTGTTTAGGAATTACAGAAATAACGGTTTATAAAAAGCCGAAAGTAGCTATTTTAGTTACAGGTAATGAATTGGTAAAACCTGGAAAAAAACTTTCAAAAGGAAAAATCTACGAAAGCAACTCTATAATGCTTCAAGCTGCATTGCAGACTATAGGCGTTAATAAAATTAAAGTTCATACTGTTAAAGACAATTTAAAAGCAACAAAAAAAGCCTTGGAATCCATTCTCAAAAAGAATGATATTGTGCTTATATCTGGCGGAATTTCTGTTGGAGACTATGATTTTGTAAAAGAAGCATTAGTGAAAAACGGAGTAGAAGAACTTTTTTACAAGATCAATCAGAAACCTGGAAAGCCAATGTTTTTTGGTTCTAAAAAAGATACTTTGGTATTTGCCTTGCCTGGAAATCCTGCTTCATCTTTGACTAATTTTTATATTTATGTATATCCAGCAGTCAAAAATAAAATGGGATTTTCTAATACACATTTGCCAAAGATTGTTCGAAAATTAGATAGCGAGGTCGTAAATAACACAGGGAAAACACTTTTTTTAAAGGCATTGTATAATGAAACAAGTGTTACGATTTTAGAAGGGCAAGCCTCTTCAATGCTAAATTCTTTTGCTATTGCAAATGGTTTGGTAATTGTGCCTCATGATATTGAAAACATTAAAAAAGGAGCTTCAGTAACAATCTTGCCCATTGATTAA
- a CDS encoding SusC/RagA family TonB-linked outer membrane protein, whose product MKKKLNIHILLFLLLITAGIQAQNTTPLIQSKLDGTVVDDITNQPIIGASVTIKGTTHGVVTDAEGKFYFQTGQKFPYTLIVSYIGYKKLEIVVEKNPVIINLKEERQELDELVVVGYGTQKRKDITGSVASVPKANLSQVTSSADNLLRGAVAGVVVTQSSGRPGASSSVRIRGGNSITAGNEPLYVVDGILIYNDNSNSGAGVTYAGASVNVLSTINPADIESIEVLKDASATAIYGSRGANGVVIITTKKGTKGQDNISYQGYFGFQNISKKLRLMNASEWASLRNDVQASIGQAPSFSPEQIEALKTSGNYDWQSAAFITAAPVQSHNLSFSGGDEKSRYAVSAGYFDQDGIVLGSNFKRISLRANYERNYSQKFKFGVNANYTNSIANGVGTNGGAAAGRNPNPLVSVLLTAPVVPIKNADGSYNVTNNPYATSVNGYVPNPINDLDNTTNETKLNRILTSLFGEYKFNKELTAKVAVSGDVLNTKQNYYAPSNTTTGAGTKGLASIGERSVGSVLNENTLNYNTHFGENHKFSALGGYTLQYTKGEVVNAGAQTFVNDANTYNAIQDGVPVKPYSDAYESVLKSWLARVNYSYKGKYNFTLSGRADGSSRFGSESLWGYFPSAGFSWNITDEEFANNIKGVTEAKLRITAGTTGNQEIGNYLPLASMGSVNYSFGGTLYTGLAPTRLANPDLKWEKTNQYNVGLDLSLLDRKINFVFDVYYKKTKDLLINVPVPLSSGYATVLQNIGGVENKGFEVGLTTENIKTENFAWNSNIVFSLNRNKVTEIGNGVNEFFPVVPNGSLLQQQPVIVKVGLPLGTFWGYKTNGIFQTQEEVNTQPKINSLANTKVGDRKYVDTNGDGVITALDKGNLGTSQPKFVGSFSNTISYNDFDLNFSFQGAYGGKIFNALNQQLEISTLGTNAAATLNDRWTPTNPSNEIPRASSSPLGIVSERYVEDASFLRLKLITLGYTLPKSISKKIGTKSVKIYISAENLITWTKYTGYDPEVSSYEQNNLYPGIDFGSYPNSKTFISGLNVTF is encoded by the coding sequence ATGAAAAAAAAGTTAAACATACACATACTGCTGTTTCTACTCTTGATAACGGCAGGAATACAAGCCCAAAATACCACACCGCTTATTCAATCAAAACTAGACGGAACTGTTGTTGATGACATTACAAATCAGCCTATTATAGGTGCTTCTGTAACTATCAAAGGAACAACTCATGGTGTGGTGACCGATGCAGAAGGAAAGTTTTATTTTCAGACAGGACAGAAATTTCCGTACACTTTAATCGTAAGCTACATCGGATATAAAAAATTAGAAATAGTAGTTGAAAAAAATCCAGTAATCATAAACCTTAAAGAAGAACGCCAAGAACTAGACGAATTGGTAGTTGTGGGTTACGGAACTCAAAAACGAAAAGACATTACAGGTTCTGTAGCTTCCGTTCCAAAAGCCAATTTATCTCAGGTAACTTCATCGGCAGATAATCTTTTAAGAGGCGCTGTAGCTGGAGTTGTAGTCACACAAAGTTCTGGTCGTCCAGGTGCTTCTTCAAGTGTTCGCATTCGCGGAGGAAACTCTATTACTGCTGGTAACGAACCTCTATATGTTGTGGATGGAATTTTAATTTACAACGACAATAGTAATAGTGGCGCGGGAGTAACTTATGCCGGAGCAAGTGTAAACGTTTTATCTACTATAAATCCTGCCGATATAGAATCGATAGAAGTGCTGAAAGATGCATCGGCAACAGCAATTTACGGTTCTCGTGGTGCAAATGGAGTTGTAATTATTACGACTAAAAAAGGAACAAAAGGACAAGATAATATTTCGTATCAAGGTTATTTCGGATTTCAGAATATTTCAAAAAAACTTAGATTAATGAATGCCAGCGAATGGGCAAGTTTACGAAATGATGTTCAGGCAAGCATTGGCCAAGCTCCTTCTTTCTCTCCTGAACAAATCGAGGCTTTAAAAACCTCAGGAAATTACGATTGGCAGTCAGCGGCATTTATTACTGCTGCCCCTGTTCAAAGTCATAATCTATCTTTTTCTGGTGGAGATGAAAAATCAAGATATGCCGTTTCTGCAGGTTACTTCGATCAAGATGGTATTGTTTTGGGTTCTAATTTTAAACGTATTTCGCTTCGAGCAAACTATGAAAGAAATTATTCTCAGAAATTCAAATTTGGTGTAAATGCTAATTATACAAACTCAATTGCAAATGGAGTTGGCACAAATGGCGGTGCGGCGGCTGGAAGAAATCCGAACCCACTTGTTAGTGTGCTTTTAACAGCTCCTGTTGTACCTATTAAAAATGCAGACGGAAGCTATAATGTAACCAACAATCCTTATGCAACTTCTGTAAATGGTTATGTTCCAAATCCAATAAATGATCTGGATAATACAACTAACGAAACCAAATTAAACAGGATTCTAACCAGTTTATTTGGCGAGTATAAATTCAATAAAGAATTGACTGCAAAGGTCGCTGTAAGCGGTGATGTTTTAAATACCAAACAAAACTATTACGCGCCATCAAACACCACAACAGGAGCTGGAACAAAAGGTTTAGCTTCTATTGGAGAAAGATCAGTAGGTTCTGTTTTAAATGAAAACACACTAAATTATAATACCCATTTTGGCGAAAATCATAAATTTTCTGCTTTGGGAGGTTATACACTTCAATATACGAAAGGCGAAGTTGTGAATGCTGGCGCTCAAACTTTTGTTAATGATGCCAATACTTACAATGCTATTCAAGATGGTGTTCCTGTAAAACCGTATAGCGACGCTTATGAAAGTGTTTTGAAATCTTGGCTAGCAAGAGTGAATTATTCTTATAAAGGAAAGTACAATTTTACGCTCTCTGGACGTGCGGACGGTTCTTCTAGATTTGGTTCAGAATCACTTTGGGGTTATTTTCCTTCTGCAGGATTTTCATGGAATATTACCGATGAAGAATTTGCCAACAATATTAAAGGTGTAACAGAAGCTAAACTGAGAATTACAGCAGGAACAACAGGAAACCAAGAAATTGGAAACTACCTGCCTCTGGCTTCAATGGGATCTGTTAATTATTCTTTTGGAGGAACATTATACACAGGTCTGGCTCCTACTCGATTGGCAAATCCAGATTTGAAATGGGAAAAAACCAATCAGTACAACGTTGGATTGGATTTATCTTTATTAGACCGAAAAATCAATTTTGTTTTTGATGTTTATTATAAGAAAACAAAAGACCTTTTAATCAACGTTCCAGTGCCGTTGAGCTCTGGTTATGCAACAGTTCTTCAGAATATTGGAGGTGTTGAAAATAAAGGTTTTGAGGTTGGATTAACAACTGAAAACATTAAAACAGAAAACTTCGCATGGAACTCCAACATCGTATTTTCTTTAAATAGAAATAAAGTTACTGAGATTGGAAATGGTGTAAACGAATTTTTCCCAGTAGTTCCAAATGGTTCTTTATTGCAGCAGCAGCCAGTTATTGTAAAAGTAGGTTTGCCTTTGGGAACTTTCTGGGGATACAAAACCAACGGAATTTTTCAAACTCAAGAAGAAGTTAATACACAGCCAAAAATCAACAGTTTAGCAAACACCAAAGTAGGTGACAGAAAATATGTGGATACCAACGGAGATGGCGTAATTACAGCTCTTGACAAAGGAAACTTAGGCACTTCTCAGCCAAAATTTGTTGGAAGTTTCAGTAATACTATTTCATACAATGATTTTGATTTGAATTTCTCTTTTCAAGGAGCATACGGAGGAAAGATATTCAATGCTTTAAATCAGCAATTAGAAATTTCAACTCTTGGAACCAATGCAGCAGCAACTTTAAATGATCGCTGGACACCAACAAATCCGAGTAACGAAATTCCGAGAGCTTCTAGTTCTCCGTTAGGAATTGTTTCTGAGCGCTATGTTGAAGACGCTTCTTTCTTACGATTAAAACTAATCACATTAGGATACACTTTACCAAAAAGCATTTCTAAAAAAATAGGAACAAAGAGTGTAAAAATTTACATCTCAGCAGAAAACCTAATCACATGGACCAAATACACTGGCTATGATCCAGAGGTAAGTTCATACGAACAAAACAATTTATATCCGGGAATTGATTTTGGCTCTTATCCAAACTCCAAAACATTCATCTCGGGCTTGAACGTAACTTTCTAA
- a CDS encoding RagB/SusD family nutrient uptake outer membrane protein — MKKIIITFLLSAGLLVSCADLEVTPTSFVTEDNYFVTQDDATASVTAVYASLSLDPGEQSLFGRNLYFLTDMASDYAATGVSATNPQVRALSSLTHDATSDRVQVAWRQIYNGINRANVSIDNIPKVSGSEIIKTRLINEAKFIRGLLYFQAVRLWGGVPIVLHEATSINLGDLKTNRSTVDEVYNQIIKDLTDAEALPKTYTAADAGRATSGAAKAILTKVYLTRKDWPNAIAKSREVIDGGYGYALFEDFQDIFTKTKKNGKEHIFSVQFEPNQAGNGSSGSTFQATSFTGFTATEPADIISDVALFYDIYAPGDKRRDVSYAKQLLNPATGTLYTFPKPIFKKYLDLSNLATPGNVAINFPVIRYADILLSLAEAINEQGGPTAEAYELINQVRRRAFGKPITTPDASVDLVGLNQTSFRAAIQEERKKEFVQEGQRWYDLVRWGTLVTEVKKVTAKNSVSERNNLYPIPQSERNINPDGLPQNPGY, encoded by the coding sequence ATGAAAAAGATAATTATAACATTCCTTTTAAGTGCCGGTCTATTGGTATCGTGCGCAGATCTTGAGGTAACACCTACCTCATTTGTAACCGAAGACAATTATTTTGTCACTCAAGATGATGCTACTGCAAGTGTAACAGCAGTTTACGCTTCTTTAAGCCTTGATCCAGGCGAGCAGAGTTTGTTTGGAAGAAACCTTTATTTCTTAACCGATATGGCTTCAGATTATGCGGCGACGGGAGTTTCCGCAACCAATCCGCAAGTAAGGGCTTTAAGTAGTTTAACGCATGATGCTACTTCAGATCGTGTTCAAGTGGCTTGGAGACAAATTTATAACGGAATCAACAGAGCCAATGTTTCTATTGACAATATTCCGAAAGTTTCTGGTTCAGAGATTATCAAAACCAGATTGATTAATGAAGCTAAATTTATTAGAGGGCTCTTGTATTTTCAAGCAGTTCGTCTTTGGGGAGGTGTTCCAATTGTTTTGCACGAAGCGACTTCTATCAATTTGGGAGATTTAAAAACCAATCGCTCTACTGTTGATGAAGTTTATAATCAAATCATTAAAGATTTAACAGATGCTGAAGCTCTTCCAAAAACGTATACCGCTGCAGATGCTGGACGCGCTACATCGGGAGCCGCAAAAGCGATTTTAACCAAAGTATATCTGACTAGAAAAGACTGGCCAAATGCTATTGCGAAATCTAGAGAAGTAATTGATGGCGGTTACGGATACGCGTTGTTTGAAGATTTCCAAGATATTTTCACTAAAACAAAAAAGAACGGAAAAGAGCATATTTTCTCGGTTCAATTTGAGCCAAATCAAGCAGGAAATGGTTCTAGCGGAAGTACTTTTCAAGCCACTTCTTTTACGGGATTCACCGCAACAGAACCGGCAGATATTATCTCAGATGTTGCTTTGTTTTATGATATTTATGCACCTGGTGACAAAAGAAGAGATGTAAGCTACGCCAAACAGTTGCTTAATCCTGCAACGGGAACGCTTTACACTTTTCCGAAACCAATCTTCAAAAAATATTTGGATTTATCCAATTTGGCTACTCCTGGAAACGTAGCGATCAACTTTCCGGTTATTCGTTATGCGGACATCCTTTTGTCTTTAGCGGAAGCGATAAATGAACAAGGCGGACCAACGGCAGAAGCATACGAATTAATCAATCAAGTTCGCAGAAGAGCTTTTGGAAAACCTATTACAACTCCGGATGCTTCTGTCGATTTAGTCGGATTAAATCAGACCTCTTTTAGAGCGGCAATTCAGGAAGAACGCAAAAAAGAATTTGTTCAGGAAGGACAACGCTGGTACGATTTGGTAAGATGGGGAACTCTGGTTACCGAAGTAAAAAAAGTAACGGCTAAAAATTCGGTTTCAGAGCGAAATAATCTGTATCCGATTCCGCAAAGCGAAAGAAATATCAACCCTGATGGATTACCTCAGAATCCTGGATATTAA
- a CDS encoding arylsulfatase codes for MKNLKNSISIKGSKKGLLITAVLIAQLGFAQDKQEFKGTIGKTLADSKEYWPDPVTAPKGAPNIVWILLDDVGFGASSTFGGLINTPTFDNLANNGLRYTNFHTTAICAPTRAALLTGRNSGRVHVSGFSHTILSAGFPGWDGRIPSDKGTIAEILRDNGYNTFAVGKYGVTPDEDATDAGPFDRWPTGKGFDHFYGFLGSQTDQYNPDLVEDQVHIKPDGRHLNELITDKAISYIQKQQKAAPGKPFFLYYAPGAVHAPHQVAEKWVEPYKGKFDEGWDVYREKVLANQKKLGIFPQNAGLPDRNALITEWKKLTPDQKKVYARFMEVYAGFLTYTDYEIGRVVDYLKQSGQLDNTLIFVAIGDNGASKEGTLQGTINQSLFAQGKTDEENFQSNLNNIGEIGTAKGLNTNYPLGWAQATNAPFKNWKQDAHSEGGTRNPLIVFYPNGIKDKGGIRNQYSHVTDLLPTTLAIAGIKAPEYIKGIKQDIIQGSSFQASLDNPKAESLHKVQYYYIFGNRAIYKDGWKASAAHLPDSFAVKKSLGSNEKPAPSNFDTDVWELYNLNEDFNERNNLAKKYPEKLAELQKLFDEQAKENNVYPLIDWQDVYNRRIHNTGADKGKTVSDLIKQATKPGGTNN; via the coding sequence ATGAAAAATTTAAAAAATAGCATTTCAATCAAAGGCTCTAAGAAAGGGCTTTTGATTACTGCTGTCCTAATTGCACAATTAGGATTTGCACAGGACAAACAAGAATTTAAGGGTACAATTGGTAAAACTTTAGCTGATTCTAAAGAATATTGGCCAGATCCTGTAACTGCACCAAAAGGCGCTCCGAATATTGTTTGGATTCTTTTGGATGATGTTGGATTTGGAGCTTCAAGCACTTTTGGAGGATTAATCAACACTCCTACTTTTGATAATCTGGCAAATAATGGTTTGCGTTATACCAACTTTCACACAACAGCAATTTGTGCTCCTACCCGTGCCGCATTACTGACCGGAAGAAATTCTGGTAGAGTTCACGTAAGCGGATTTTCTCACACTATTTTATCTGCTGGTTTCCCAGGTTGGGACGGAAGAATTCCTTCTGATAAAGGAACTATTGCAGAGATTTTACGTGACAACGGATACAACACTTTTGCGGTTGGAAAATATGGCGTTACACCAGACGAAGATGCTACAGATGCGGGTCCGTTTGACAGATGGCCAACTGGAAAAGGTTTCGATCATTTCTACGGATTCTTAGGTTCTCAAACCGATCAATACAATCCTGATTTGGTAGAAGATCAAGTTCATATTAAACCTGACGGGCGTCATTTAAACGAATTGATTACAGACAAAGCCATCAGCTACATCCAGAAACAGCAGAAAGCAGCGCCGGGAAAACCATTCTTCTTGTATTATGCTCCAGGAGCGGTTCACGCACCTCATCAGGTAGCTGAAAAATGGGTTGAACCTTATAAAGGAAAATTTGATGAAGGTTGGGATGTTTACCGCGAAAAAGTATTGGCAAACCAAAAGAAATTGGGAATATTTCCTCAAAATGCAGGACTGCCAGATCGTAATGCTTTAATTACGGAATGGAAAAAATTAACTCCAGACCAAAAGAAAGTATACGCAAGATTCATGGAAGTTTATGCAGGATTCCTGACGTATACCGATTATGAAATCGGACGAGTTGTGGATTATTTAAAACAAAGTGGACAATTGGATAACACTTTAATTTTTGTTGCCATTGGTGATAACGGAGCTAGTAAAGAAGGAACTTTGCAAGGAACAATCAATCAGAGTTTGTTTGCTCAAGGAAAAACAGATGAAGAAAACTTCCAAAGCAATTTGAATAATATTGGAGAAATCGGAACAGCAAAAGGTTTAAATACCAATTATCCTTTAGGATGGGCACAAGCAACCAATGCTCCTTTCAAAAACTGGAAACAAGATGCACATTCAGAAGGAGGAACTCGTAATCCGTTGATTGTTTTTTATCCAAACGGAATTAAAGATAAAGGCGGAATCAGAAATCAATACAGCCACGTAACCGATTTGCTTCCAACTACATTGGCAATTGCAGGAATTAAAGCTCCAGAATATATTAAAGGAATCAAACAAGATATTATTCAAGGTTCTTCATTTCAAGCTTCTTTAGATAATCCGAAAGCCGAATCATTGCACAAAGTTCAATATTACTACATCTTTGGAAACAGAGCCATTTACAAAGACGGATGGAAAGCTTCTGCGGCACATTTACCAGATTCTTTTGCTGTGAAAAAATCTCTAGGAAGCAACGAAAAACCAGCTCCAAGCAACTTCGATACAGATGTTTGGGAATTATACAATCTTAACGAAGATTTCAATGAACGTAATAATCTGGCGAAAAAATATCCTGAAAAACTGGCTGAACTTCAAAAATTATTTGATGAACAAGCCAAAGAAAACAACGTCTACCCTTTGATTGATTGGCAGGATGTGTACAACAGAAGAATTCACAATACAGGCGCTGATAAAGGAAAAACAGTTTCTGACTTAATCAAACAAGCCACTAAACCTGGAGGAACCAATAACTAA
- a CDS encoding sterol desaturase family protein, producing the protein MAIVQKEKLTRDLTISFFIYSLPVVAIYLYFKLTGGAINESHITLPSFLEFAQPVFANIRTWGLTVFMIVLGIIEFAAGLYDDEWTGEERKIDIVCFLAPKLLLPPVIAFFSLTALPYLLPNLANSLSWVPFWGGFFLIAIADDLTQYWYHRLHHQVPFLWRFHRTHHSAPYMGMAMASRQNFIYTVFFSQIYLTATLTYLGLGLPALFVLVIKSFITLGAHSSIPWDKPFYKYKVLHPIAWVLERLISTPATHQAHHADTSGDGVGHFKGNFGNMFFIWDIIFGTGLITRKYPKSFGTKSYKQEEWYAQFLWPIFKSKKEGSSLAEGVLSFPLKPKTAAVEETPAPVLEQV; encoded by the coding sequence ATGGCAATAGTTCAAAAAGAAAAATTAACCAGAGACTTAACGATAAGTTTCTTCATTTATTCATTGCCGGTAGTGGCAATTTATTTGTATTTCAAATTAACAGGCGGAGCCATAAATGAATCGCACATTACACTGCCTTCATTTTTAGAATTTGCACAACCTGTTTTTGCTAATATCAGAACTTGGGGATTAACGGTATTTATGATCGTTTTAGGAATTATAGAATTTGCAGCTGGACTGTACGATGACGAATGGACAGGCGAAGAACGTAAAATAGATATTGTTTGTTTCCTAGCACCAAAATTACTTTTGCCTCCCGTAATTGCTTTTTTCAGTTTAACAGCTTTGCCTTATTTATTGCCAAATTTGGCAAATTCATTATCATGGGTTCCATTTTGGGGAGGCTTTTTCTTAATTGCCATTGCAGACGATTTAACACAGTATTGGTACCATAGATTGCATCATCAGGTTCCGTTTTTATGGCGTTTTCATAGAACGCATCATTCGGCTCCATATATGGGAATGGCGATGGCTTCTAGACAAAACTTTATTTACACGGTTTTCTTTTCTCAAATTTATTTGACAGCAACTTTAACCTATTTGGGTTTAGGACTTCCTGCTTTATTTGTTTTAGTAATCAAAAGTTTTATCACTTTAGGTGCGCACTCCAGTATTCCTTGGGATAAACCTTTTTACAAATACAAAGTGCTGCATCCAATTGCATGGGTTTTAGAAAGACTGATTTCTACTCCTGCAACACATCAAGCGCATCATGCAGACACAAGCGGAGACGGCGTTGGTCACTTTAAAGGAAACTTTGGAAATATGTTTTTTATCTGGGATATCATTTTCGGAACAGGTCTAATAACACGTAAATATCCAAAATCATTCGGAACAAAATCGTACAAACAAGAAGAATGGTACGCTCAGTTTCTTTGGCCAATTTTTAAATCTAAAAAAGAAGGCAGTTCTCTTGCCGAAGGAGTATTATCGTTTCCATTAAAACCTAAAACGGCTGCTGTTGAAGAAACTCCTGCTCCAGTATTAGAACAAGTATAA
- a CDS encoding thioredoxin domain-containing protein: MKNHILKTSITAIAFLWAVAAFSQNEIHSSLSLDSFYSKIKSQKNPQIVDARTPEEFALNHIEGAVNFNLQSENYAQSVAKLDKSKPVFIYSIGAGRSVALEKELLKNGFSEAYSLEGGIANWIGNGKPFYSNLKSKLSLTEFNKIIAANKTVLVDIGSKYCSPCKKVKPILESIRSEYGTNLKIVEIELEDSPQVIADLKTVKVFPTLILYENGKIIFKKEGINDLKSEVDVALASK, encoded by the coding sequence ATGAAAAATCACATCTTAAAAACTAGTATAACAGCAATTGCCTTTTTATGGGCAGTTGCTGCTTTTTCGCAAAATGAAATTCATAGCTCATTGTCGCTAGATTCATTTTATTCGAAAATAAAAAGTCAAAAAAATCCGCAGATTGTTGATGCGAGAACTCCCGAAGAATTTGCTTTGAACCATATTGAAGGCGCTGTAAACTTTAATCTTCAATCTGAAAATTACGCGCAATCTGTTGCTAAACTAGATAAATCTAAGCCTGTTTTTATTTATTCTATTGGAGCAGGCCGAAGTGTGGCCTTAGAGAAAGAATTATTAAAAAATGGTTTCTCAGAAGCCTACAGTTTAGAAGGCGGAATTGCCAATTGGATTGGAAACGGAAAACCTTTTTATTCCAATCTAAAAAGTAAATTGTCTTTAACAGAATTCAATAAAATAATTGCTGCTAATAAAACTGTCCTAGTAGATATTGGTTCCAAATACTGCTCGCCTTGTAAAAAAGTAAAACCCATTTTAGAATCCATTCGATCGGAATATGGAACCAATTTGAAAATCGTAGAAATTGAGCTGGAAGACAGTCCGCAGGTAATTGCCGATTTAAAAACGGTGAAAGTTTTCCCGACTTTGATTTTATACGAAAATGGAAAAATTATTTTTAAGAAAGAAGGCATCAATGATTTGAAGAGTGAAGTTGATGTTGCTTTGGCTTCGAAGTAA